CCTCCTCCGGCTGCTTTACTCCACGAAGAGAAGTGAATCCCAGGTAATGACAGACAGCCACACGCACGGAGCACAGCTACCAAAGAGGAGCCCCTTCAGCGTCACAAACCTCTGCTTTCGCAGGGCCACACCTAGAAGAAATATAAGGAATTGAAAAACTCGCTCTGCAAGGAAATAACGTGACAACTCTCCCCAGCCACGAACCCGCAGCGAACGCACGCACACGTCTGCAGGCACCGTCCCgagcccacaggcagcagccagcagcgcAGACCGCTGCCCTCAGACGTTTTCTGAAAGCCTGTAAAGCAGCACGGTAACATTCACCGAGCTTACACGGAAATAGCAGTTTGCCCAAACATCTGGAAGCAGTTTCATTCTCCAGATGTTTCCCCCGCAGATACATACCTTCCACTCGGTGCCCCGGATCCAGATGTTTCCAAACAGCTCCACGCTCTTGCTGAAACTGAGCAGGCGCCCTGGGGACGCTGCCAGCCTCCCCGGCGCAGCCACAGTTAACGCTCCGAGGCGTAATGCAGGACACCTGCACGTGGTGGAAACTGGAGACAAACGCGGAGCCCAGCAATGGAAAAAGTCAAAGCCAAAAGCTGCGTCAGACAGCTGCTGGGGAGCCCGGGGGGAAGGCAGCGGGGACACAAGGCTCTGTGTTAAAACCTCAGCCTGCTCTCAGCTGCGTAGAGGGAAGTGCCCCTCGATTTTGGGCAGCTCATGCCTTCCAGAGCCCCGGCGCTACACAAAGGATCATTCAGAGGGAAAGCTGAGGACGTGCAGCGCCGGGATCTGCTGCAGGGGTTACGGGCAGGTGAGCAGGGCTTGGTTTCACCGCCTCGCCTAATGCTGAAGGTGCGAGCTAGAGCTTCTGTTCCTCAGCCTGGAGCAGGACTTCCGCTGCAAAGAGACGTTCCGGGAAGCAACAAACCCGTTTCCTACTCTGTGTGCGTCGGTTCAAGGAACAGCATCCCACCAGCCCTGGCAGGACCTCCGCTTCCCACCAGGGATCGTTACACCAGCACCCAACCACTGATACGCTTAAATGCCACCGCAGTGAGtgcttccctgctgccagcatgACCCTGCTTTTCACCGTGTGTTCAGATGAGCAGCATCCCAGCGTTCCTGAGCCACTTTTTACCGGGTAAGCCCCCCATGCACCCAGAGGGCTTGAGTCCCCCAGCCCTACAAGGCTGCGGATGCTTTCGTGGAGCTGCAGCACCGACTCACCCGCAGCCACGCCGGGAGCGCAGAGCCTCAGCACAGTTTAGGTTAAGCTACAGAACCACGCTTGTTGCTAAAAGGCTCCCTGGGAGCACAgagggaggagcagcagcgctcccagctcctcccaaACTTAGGAACCGCCTCTGCTTTTCGGCACTGTCAGGTGCGGGTTAGGCAGACTGCCTGTGTGTAGCAAAACACACTGCTGCTTATTTTGGAGGTTTGCTTTCAGCTCGTTTTATAGCTGCTTAACGCGAGCCTCGCGCTTGTCTACGGCTCAGCTCCCCCTTGTTTGGCGTGCCGGGGGTGCTGTCCTGCAGCGTAGCCGTTACGCTGCTCCTGTTGGTAAAGCAGCTCTGCCAAAATATCGGGGAGGCTGCGAACTACAAACTTAAACCTTCGTTGTCAGAAGCAAGGCGGGGAGCGGAGCTAACGGCAAGCCCACAGCCCCCGCAACATGCAGGGTACGAAACACCAGCTCCAGGCAGCTGCAAAAAGGCGAGATGTGAAGCAGCTGCGAAGCGCGCAGAGGAAGCCTGAAGGGGTAACAGACTTCCCTGCAAAGTAGGGAAGACACCTGGGCATGCACAGGAGCCAGGaccccagctgctctgctacCCCCTGCCTGCCTGAAGCCATTAAGAGGTCAGCCCCAGCGCCTTCAGATCTGGGTCACttggcacagcagcacccagcagggctgcaggaggatgcGCTCCCCTCACTCCCTCCTTCTGGCTCTGCATTTGAGCCAGGCCTGTGGTCAGTGCCCACACAGATGGGCCACACACGCTCCTCAAATTgagtttcccccccccctctgcAGAGCTACCTCCTTCGCACCATCAGCATCTTCCAGGGCAGAGAGCTGGCTGCTCACCTTCTCCAGACAAGAGCAGTTCGCGCTTCGGACAGTAGGCAATGAAGAAACCAGAGGCTGTTTAAATGTGTCAATTCACCtttaatgtttgaaaaaaataaatggtatttGAGCCATTGCAGTTATGAAGGGAACGTATCTTGCTCCACAAGAGACCGTGAACAGGTTCACATTAGACTcatgcttggaaaaaaacaaatccaaaacattcTTCTTTCAGATCAAGAGTGGAGTTCCGAACAGACAAGACCACAAGAGTGCCCCAGACAGCCCAAGGCACATTACCCCAGTGCAGACATTTCCATCGACATGAAGTAATGACAGCTACATTCTTTCTAGTTACAACATTGTTCTATCAATATTACAAAATTAGGCATACTTTGGATTTTGCACAGAGACAAGGACTTTTACTTCAGGAAGTAGTCAACCTGGGTCACCTAAGTCATTTCACAATGAAGAGCTCCCTTCGCTCTGCCTTTCCCCACCCCAGCAGTGACTTGTTACCAACACCAAATTTGTCCTAGAGACACGAGTTGGGCTCACGAGCCCAGCGGTATTTGTCTATGAATTAGTTAACGAACCAACAGATAGACTGTGACAAGCACCAGGTAGTCACGTGCCATCACACGGCGTTTgtccttcagaaggatttctCCCACCCAGATACAAAACACTTCCTGCAGTTTAATCCAAGAGTCAGTACATACTAAGACAACATCACTGCTGAACCTATTGGAGACCAAGACATTTTTCTGCCATCGAAGCAGATGTCACATGAGTTTCCTTCACACAAACATCACATGTAAATTTAACTTCTTGGTACTGTGCTTTAAGAACAAAAGCAGATATCAGAACATGGAGGACAGGCCTCCAGAAATAGCTTAtcagctacagaaataaaaaaaaggagacagtgGCCACTTACAAGTCTTCCACATGACTAGCTTGTTTTAAAGGAGAGCATCAAGTTAAGGCAGTGTTGAGACAACTGGCTAAGAACATGCCAAATAGCTGTTGTCAGCAGTCACCAATTTGATATCCTACTCCGTTTCAGGGACAGGCCGTGTGGCCAGCTTTAGGTCTCAGTACCAAGGTCTACAGACCTCAGCCGCAGCACGCCGCTTCCCGCAGCGAGCAGCGGCTCAAGGGGGTGCTTGTTGAAGCCTTCTAGACCAGGCTGAGGTGCTTACAAGTCTAGGTCAATGCTTCAGCAGAGCCAAAAATACAGTGATGGGTACTGAAAGAACACCGAGGGTGCCAGCTGCAAGTCTGGTAATCACAGTCCAAGGTGGAGTTCAACTCGTGTGAAAGCCACGTAAATAAGAGCCACCCCACCGGCTTCCAGGTGGTTTAAGTACCTGCACTGAGGTTACTGGGAGAGCCAGCTCTCTACAGTCTGCAGGGTGGGATCAGAGGCTCACGCTGGCTTTGCTCCTCATTACAAGATTAACAGTCTAGTAAAACTCAGTAAGGAAGTCAGGGGCTTTTTGGCCTGCCCAAAGTTTTTCCCAGCCTCAAAGAAGGAGTTACCACTGAGGGAGCTGTTGTGgaatagttttatttcttcccacGTAAAGGCCATTGTTTAAGCATTTACAGGTTTCCTAGTGCAATACAACcaaaaaaagcagtaacaaaaaaaTGCCGCCTTCTTCCCAGGCAACTAAACAGAAGTAGAATTTTACTGCAACATATACACATTAAATATAGTATACAGTCCATGCAGCGGCATAGCCATGTTAAAGGGAGTCGTGGCTTCAGCCATCAGTGCATTACAGTCCGAATTTCACTCGCTCCTACTTCCTATCCAGACTTGAAGAGAAGAATTGCAACCTGACCCAAGTAAAAATAGATGAAGTGCTTTGTCTCGTGTGTTACATAGCTGCCAAAGTTTCTGCCAACAATGCAGTGCCAAGTTGGGTTGTATTTCTTGTCAAATtcctgaagaaacagaagagaggcGTTAAGGCCAAGAAAGCCCACATGAAAATAGTTCTAAGCACAAATTCTTTGCTGGTTCTGTTCACACACTAACGCCCCTCCTCCCACCTGCAGCATCTTTACATTCCCTGCCACAAGACACCATTGTGTTAAGTGAGGCAGTGACCGACATGAGCCAGGCCTCTGCACTGGCTTGTCTGAAGGATCCAACGCAAGCAAATTATCTCCCGAGATGTGGAGCACGCATCTGCCCCGGGCAGAAGGAGCAGACCTAAGTGCTCTCTCCCTGGTACAGACCTATTCAAGCCCCACGTGTAGGCTAGCTCAGGGGAATATTTCTCCTCTCCCATTCCAAGCCcactcacaaaaaaataaaaagactttgGCATGTCTGCTCCAGCAAGGCATTTGAGCTTAAAGGTCACctaaaaaaaggaaggagaagtcTGCCTTATGCTGTGTAGGATACttcacagaggggaaaaaatttgcagtgaaaataaGCCGGCaaattcacaaaacaaaaccctgagGTCGGAGGTGAGCAAGGTGAACACTGGACCCTCAAGAATTCTACTTAGCCTTCTACTTAGCAGGTAAGGGAGGGTTAAAGAATTTTCCTCCCTCTACTACACAACTCCCAGGAacacccttccctccccctcagAGCCAGAAGAACAGACTCAATGTTCAAGATTAAAGCAAGACTTAGTCCTCAGACAGCAGCAAGACAGTTTCAGCTCTTTGCAGGTAACCTTTGAAGTAAGGAAAAGCTTTCTTGCCAGGGCTTGAAGGTGCATCAAATCacttccctcctcccaacactTCGGAAATAAAAGGGCAACTTTTTGGATTCCTTCTGCCACATTCACTCGTTTTACAGACTGCATTGCCCCAAGCACTTTCAGATAGGTCTTGCCTCATCAGATCAAAGCGATCTGAGAAGTCAGGAGACACCTTTGAATCCTTCACATTCAGGGTTAGGTTACAAGCAAGGCCCAGGAGCTAATCCTGGTGCTAGGGCTGCATTGCCTAGGTAATCATCTTCCTCCCCAAAAGCACTTTGCCTGACCATTCAGAGAAGCGGCTACAGAGGAAACCAACAGCTCCCCAGATGCTGACAAGCATGAGACTGAAGTTAACGGGTTCCCGAGAACAGGGAGGCACCTCCTCACAAGAGGGGGCAACTGCCTGCACTCCTTTTACAGCAGCATCTCTGTGCAtccctggcaggcagcacaaGGCTGCGTCCTCCTCCACACCCGCTGCCTCAGAGCCAGAAGGCACAGGCAGAACTGCTCACGCAGGGCTGCCCACTTCCGAGGGAAACTTCGGAGTAATCCCACCCCGCACCAGCgctgccagcccagcagcagctgtggagcAAGTCctgaggagaggctgcagccagctctAAGCTGGGAGATCCAGAGGGAGAGCACGCACTTAGCTTGCTCAGAGCTTGCCAGAGCAGCAGACCAggccctgctctgccacagccTTCCTCTGACCTTGTAGAAGTCACTCCTTTCTCTTGGGAATAGTggcaagaagcagaaaacacatCTCCTCCTTCCAAACAGTCAAGTGTGAAGTCTCAAAACACTCAGGCTCGAGACACACACACGTAAGAGCTTCAGCCGTAAGTctcaggcagagcagccccctcgccccccggtTACCTTCTTTATATACGCTGCAATGTCCTTTTCTATGTTGTACTTCTCCATTGCCTGTGTGGCACAGTCGACAGCATCCTGCTGCATGTCCTCGGACATGTCCGCATTCTTGATGACAGCCTTTCTGTCAGACATGGTGAACCTAAGGCAGAACATAAGATTCTGTTAATCCCTTCCCCAGAAAGGAGAAGCTGCCTGCGCAGAGGTTTTCCTCTCTACGGCAGGCTGCGTCAAAAGCCGAGACTACCAACTCCCTGCTACAACCAGCAAGAGTTTATCGGGGtagcccacagcagccccaggccaAGATCTCCCTTCTGGCTGGAGCACTGGCACCATCCCGGAGGTTAGATCAGAGGTATTCCAACATCACCACCTGCATCGAACAGGCAGAGAAAGCTGCGTGGGAGGAGATGAGATGCGTGGAGAGACAGCCCTCCTAGACATCAAGGGGCCACAGCCAAGCTTGCCTTCCAGGTGCACCAGTGGTTTGAGCTTCATCCACTCAGAGCCTCGCGAGCAGACCCCAGGCAGTCCGTGCCCAGCGGAGGCATGGGAAGCATGTCAGTGCTAGCACGGCTTTCACCTCACCCTCAACCAGAGCTGCTGTTGCTAGTTGAGCCTGGGATGACAGGCGGAATGGGGAACAGCACTCATTCCCTCACCTCACCACTGCTTTGCCACCGAAGCCCAGACTTCGGCAGTTCTCACGGGACAAAGCCGGTCTGACAAAATAGAAACGCCACGCTGCAGCCTTGGAACACGCGGGGATGCACAGCCAGGGGAAACAGCCTCCCGTTTTCCTCCCCCCACCTGTGAGCCACAGCACAGGAGCTAGAGGCCAGCACACTAGCGCTGCCCTCATCTCTAGGAAACCAGGGAGAGGTAACTTGAGCTGAGCATTTAACCCCTTGACTATCACCCACTTAAGGTGTTTTGTACCAGGCACCGAAGCCATTCACACGCAGACTTCCCACAGCCCTTCTAGGGCAGCATTCAGCACTGGGACACGTCCCGCGTGCAGTTCATGGCATCCTAGAAAGCAGGGATTTGGCAACCCCAGCCCTGCAAGCAGAGGCTGACCCATGCACCAGGAAAGGCTCCCGGGCAGCCCTGCTACGAGCTGCCCCGCTCCACCACCGCCAGGCAGGCCCAAGCAGGGTGCACGCCTTGTCTGGGGACTGGTCGAGTGAAGGCCTGTGCTGGCACCTTGGCAGCAGCTCCTACCAGAGAGGATTTAAACTTTGCGAAATTAAGCCTTTGGTGGCAACAAGTGCCTCCGATTAAGCCTGCAGAGCACCACCAGGTTTGCTAATACTTCTACAGTGCTGCAAGTCTGAGCACTACTACcaagaacattttgaaatagtGAAACTACACATTCTTAGCTTTACCAGGGAGTGAAGAAAATCTGCTGCAATGATCGCTTCCTGGAACAGTCCCAGAAAACTGAAGGAGTAGCTTTGTTACAGCAATTAAAGGAGCCTGCTAcccagagagaaagagaatccAGTTACATAATTGCAGCCCTACAATTACAATACTTCAATTCTTTACTCTGCACTTGAGGATTTCTACTGCAACCTTAATTTATGCTGTTTAGATGCAGTGTTTAATAGAGCACTGCTATTAACACACACTAATATCATCAGGAGGAATGGCAGGAACTGAGCTCACACAGTAGAGCACACGCCTCTACCCCTGCTCTGGAAAAGCCGCTTCCAGGCACTTTGTTCCCCTCTCTGCTGTGGTTTAAGCCAGCGGGTTTCAGCCTGGGGCTGAGAAACCTTGGCCATGAAGACATCGCTCAGGAGAACCAAAATGCCTGCCTACAGATTTCCATCCACTATCCAGGGGGCTGGCAGATCCTGAGGAGTCTTCAGGGGGTCCACCCcacaggaaagcacagaaagagggaagcagcagaaattcaCTTGTGGGTCATTCTTCGAGGAAAGCCTCTTTAGGGAAAGAAGGCGAACAAGTTCCCACCGATTCCAGGCCTCCCCATGCCTCCAGCGCACACAGTTCAGAGGGCATCTGCCATTACATAAGCAGACACCGAGTGACCCGCAGCAAGcatcttccttccctcctcatTGTTCAGGCGAGGAGCATTTCAGTGCAGGCCCAAGCCGCCAAGGACCGGCAGCACCAGAGGAACAAGCCATTATCCTtcagcagggctgtggctgcCTGCCTGTCTGCCCTCCCAGCACCACTACTCCAGGGCACAGCAACCtccaggggctggcagcagggccccggcacagggcagggacagCTCCCACCACCCCACTGCAGGGCCCTGGCCCCACCACGGGTCACATAGGCCCTGTCCCCACTAGCCCAGCCCCACGCACACGCCCCATCCCTGCACCACGGAGCGTTGCCAGCCCTCGGGGCCCTGCCACCCGCACCGGGAAGGGGTGGGCACAAAGCCCCGGGGCAGCGGTaacagcccagccccagcagcccggggcaggatgaggccccAGCCCGGCACCCTCCCGCAGcggggcaggatggggccccGGGCAGCGCCCAGACCTCGCCTCCCGAacaggggggctgtgggaggaggccccagcccagctccgccgcggcgggaggcggctggggaagggggcgcggcccagcccggcccggcgcaGCCCGGCACGGCCCTTTCTCGGCGGGCCCGTGCCGAGGCTCtccgggaggcggcggcgagcGCAGGCCGGGCGCTGCGTGACCTTCaccggggggagccccggggcggcggTGACCTTGCCCGGAGCgaggccggcggcggggccgggggtgcggggcaggctgcgggacccccccaacccaaCCGGgaaccgccgccgccgccgccaccacccctctccccttccctcccttcctcttctgtccCCTCCCGCGGGCGGACCCCGCAGacggagccccgcagccccggcgccGCTCACCTTCACAGTGACGGGGCCAAGCCGGGAGAgcgcggcacggcacggcgccgaggagaaggaggaggaggtgggagaggccCGGACCCGCGCGGCTCtgcccgctccgctccgctccctgCGCCGCGCCGAGCGCTCtgcgccgcgccgccgcgccgcgctcAAATACCGCCCCGCCCGCTGCGGCGCGCGGCCCGCCGCCCTCCCATTGGCTGCGCCGCGCCGCACGCCGCGCCCCGATTGGCTgcgccgccgcgctgcccgccgccccggcccgtCCGCCCGCGCTGCTCTGCCTACATCCTGTTTCATCCCACAATGCCGCGGggccggcgcggggcggggcggggcggggcggggcggggcgttGCTacgcgggggcggggcctggcgggCCCGATccggggggtgctgagcccggTGCCGGGGTGGTGCTgaggggcccggcccggcccggggccggtGTGGAAACCTcggcggtgcccccccccccccccgacatcACCCACTGaaccgtgtccccaagcaccagctCCAACCTCTCCACGGACGCCCCCAGGCCCCGGGTGCCCGCCTTTGCAGGGTGCTGAGGgcgctgctctgctcccccgCAGGGCTCGGCCTCgctcctggccctgcagcaccgcgcacatttcccttcccctctcgTTTCTCGGGTTTGTCCTGGTTTTATACCGGCAGCGAGGCTCGGGGACCCACCGCGGCCACCAGCGCCGCGTCCTGGGGGAgtccctgcctgtccctggggTTCCCAAgcgagccctgccagctccagccctgcttcACGGGCCCATAAATTCCCAGCCCTGCTTCACGTGCCCATAAAaccccagccctggtgctgagctggccAAAAAGCGTCCCCACACCAGCTCCTGGGGTGACCCGTGGCCATCACGGTCACCGCGAGAGCTCGCCTGCAGCTTGCAGAGCCTCCGTTTGGCTGCAGTGCTGGCAAGTGTGAGAAAGCTGTGACGTTGTGGAGATAAAGGACAGGGACAGAAAGGGGACGGGAGAGCCCTTTGGCAATGCCGGTGGCCTGGCAGAGGTGCTCGCCCGAGGCTCCCCAGGTCT
This is a stretch of genomic DNA from Anser cygnoides isolate HZ-2024a breed goose chromosome 18, Taihu_goose_T2T_genome, whole genome shotgun sequence. It encodes these proteins:
- the DYNLL2 gene encoding dynein light chain 2, cytoplasmic isoform X2; protein product: MSDRKAVIKNADMSEDMQQDAVDCATQAMEKYNIEKDIAAYIKKEFDKKYNPTWHCIVGRNFGSYVTHETKHFIYFYLGQVAILLFKSG
- the DYNLL2 gene encoding dynein light chain 2, cytoplasmic isoform X1, yielding MFCLRFTMSDRKAVIKNADMSEDMQQDAVDCATQAMEKYNIEKDIAAYIKKEFDKKYNPTWHCIVGRNFGSYVTHETKHFIYFYLGQVAILLFKSG